The Salvia splendens isolate huo1 chromosome 21, SspV2, whole genome shotgun sequence genome includes a window with the following:
- the LOC121783880 gene encoding chromatin assembly factor 1 subunit FAS1-like, translated as MAGVEPMKIDPAADEMKRKSDGSDQKKRPQKRKRLEPCLYAVSPGEKQAKIDALRGEINSLVRFGKDLACRSREVLVENVEKVGFSSAPLNSVIACLMEESDLPLSTLVDEIFEKVKGRIGNGDTVTRASVKSSVLMIGQRLCYGVASADADLLEDEAEHALWFWETRDLKLIPNSERASVKVRRTCRKKTQERIAAVTAMISALEKPEDHPNRPQDLAKALEKIGKVLNETDIRMLMQNLSQKNAAEMAEKEVKKDEKMLIKQMEKDKQEMEKAKKKRERELQKEMLQNEKEQKRLREEAEKEERRREKEESDMQKQLRRQQEEAEKDKKRKAKEEAELKKQLAVQKQASMMEQFLKRKKSTSSQNDSSSNKATTSMPSPNLVELESETVTEKMDSILVGNAEIEAKAIWKSHLNSWRHIGNSIRSKKVHWGMRQKPKTELVKELKLTTNTEIPSDELQVEEKNVDGSTDLNIHGRQSQITIDRPLSQSQKRKRSKQLLQFDKSHRPAFYGVWPKKSQAIGGRHPLAKDPDIDYEIDSDEEWEEEEPGESLSDCEKDEEDESMDEQQKVDDEDESEDGFFVPDGYLSESEGVQADEMECDELVEEARDHPDIKEQVQSEEFCSLLRQQKYLNNMTEHALKKNQPLIILNLMHEKTTLSPAEELSGSEKLEKMCLQALCIRPLFDFPATEISINNNEVDEDLESLPNKSTPTPSTAAAGIPDSDLPQIISIINSCPHGIAKLSDALHNTFPAFSKSLLRKKVREISDFSENRWQVKKEILNKFGISISPERKSLKAKGIASFFSKRCLPPSKNTTMNVSLTLPQLPQKHAAAIASSEQDCLNEQR; from the exons ATGGCGGGAGTTGAGCCGATGAAAATCGACCCTGCGGCGGATGAAATGAAGCGGAAATCGGACGGTTCGGACCAGAAGAAGAGGCCACAGAAAAGGAAAAGGTTGGAGCCATGTTTGTACGCTGTAAGCCCGGGTGAGAAACAGGCGAAAATCGACGCATTGCGCGGTGAAATCAATAGCCTTGTTAGATTTGGTAAAGATTTAGCGTGTAGAAGCAGAGAGGTATTGGTCGAAAATGTGGAGAAAGTAGGGTTTTCTTCTGCTCCTCTGAATAGTGTGATTGCGTGTTTAATGGAGGAGAGCGATCTTCCATTGTCGACACTCGTGGATGAAATATTTGAGAAAGTTAAGGGTAGGATTGGAAATGGCGACACTGTTACTAGAGCTAGTGTGAAGAGTAGTGTGCTTATGATTGGGCAGAGATTGTGTTATGGTGTGGCTAGTGCAGATGCAGATCTTTTAGAGGATGAGGCGGAGCATGCTCTTTGGTTTTGGGAG ACTAGAGACTTGAAACTGATCCCAAATTCAGAGCGTGCATCAGTGAAAGTTCGCCGTACTTGCCGGAAAAAAACTCAGGAGAGAATTGCAGCTGTTACAG CAATGATTAGTGCCCTTGAAAAGCCAGAGGACCATCCAAATCGCCCGCAGGATTTGGCAAAAGCTTTGGAAAAGATTGGTAAAGTTCTAAATGAGACAGATATTCGGATGTTAATGCAGAACTTGTCACAGAAAAATGCTGCTGAAAT GGCTGAGAAAGAAGTCAAGAAAGATGAAAAAATGTTAATCAAGCAAATGGAGAAGGACAAACAAGAAATGGAAAAGgcaaagaagaagagagagagggaactTCAGAAGGAAATGCTGCAGAAT GAAAAAGAACAGAAGCGCTTGCGAGAAGAGGCAGAGAAGGAGGAAAGGCGCCGTGAGAAAGAAGAAAGTGACATGCAGAAACAACTGCGGAGGCAGCAAGAGGAGGCAGAGAAAGATAAAAAACGCAAGGCCAAAGAAGAAGCTGAACTGAAAAAGCAACTTGCCGTTCAGAAACAAGCATCAATGATGGAGCAGTttcttaaaagaaagaaatCTACTTCTTCTCAAAATGACAGTTCTTCAAACAAAGCCACCACATCTATGCCATCTCCAAACCTGGTTGAACTAGAATCTGAAACTGTTACAGAAAAGATGGACTCTATTTTGGTTGGAAATGCTGAAATTGAGGCCAAAGCTATCTGGAA GTCACACTTGAATTCATGGCGCCACATCGGAAACTCTATTCGTTCAAAGAAAGTTCACTGGGGCATGCGTCAGAAGCCTAAGACTGAGCTGGTCAAGGAACTTAAGCTTACAACTAACACTGAAATACCTAGTGATGAGCTCCAAGTTGAAGAGAAGAATGTGGATGGATCAACTGACCTCAATATTCATGGAAGACAGTCTCAAATTACCATCGACCGGCCTCTTTCTCAAAGCCAAAAGAGAAAACGCAGTAAGCAGCTATTGCAATTTGATAAGAGCCACAGACCTGCATTTTATGGTGTTTGGCCCAAAAAAAG TCAAGCTATTGGAGGGCGCCACCCTTTGGCAAAGGATCCAGATATAGACTATGAGATTGACAGCGATGAGGAGTGGGAAGAG GAAGAACCTGGTGAAAGCCTATCTGACTGTGAGAAGGACGAGGAGGATGAAAGCATGGATGAGCAGCAAAAggttgatgatgaagatgaaagTGAAGATGGATTTTTTGTTCCAGATGGTTATCTCTCGGAAAGTGAG GGAGTACAGGCTGATGAGATGGAATGTGATGAACTAGTCGAGGAAGCGAGAGATCATCCTGACATCAAAGAGCAAGTACAGAGTGAAGAATTTTGCTCCCTGCTCCGACAGCAGAAGTATTTGAATAATATGACAGAGCACGCGCTTAAAAAGAATCAGCCCTTGATCATATTAAATCTTATGCATGAAAAGACCACATTGTCACCAGCTGAAGAGCTATCTGGTTCAGAGAAACTCGAAAAAATGTGCTTGCAAGCTCTTTGTATCCGTCCTTTGTTTGATTTCCCCGCAACAGAAATATCAATTAATAACAATGAGGTAGATGAGGATTTAGAATCTTTACCAAACAAATCAACTCCAACACCTTCAACTGCTGCTGCTGGTATACCTGATTCAGACTTGCCTCAGATT ATTTCCATCATCAATTCATGTCCACATGGCATTGCAAAACTATCCGATGCTCTACATAATACGTTCCCGGCTTTTTCAAAATCTCTACTGAGAAAAAAAGTCCGCGAAATATCAGATTTCTCAGAAAATCGTTGGCAG GTCAAGAAAGAAATCTTGAACAAGTTTGGCATATCTATATCACCAG AAAGGAAGTCTCTCAAGGCAAAGGGCATAGCCTCATTCTTCTCAAAAAGATGCTTGCCTCCATCTAAGAATACCACTATGAATGTGAGCCTGACATTGCCTCAGCTGCCACAGAAACATGCAGCAGCTATTGCCTCCTCAGAGCAGGACTGCTTGAACGAGCAACGGTGA